The Dioscorea cayenensis subsp. rotundata cultivar TDr96_F1 chromosome 7, TDr96_F1_v2_PseudoChromosome.rev07_lg8_w22 25.fasta, whole genome shotgun sequence genome includes a region encoding these proteins:
- the LOC120265707 gene encoding protein IQ-DOMAIN 1-like isoform X1: MCENKEKKRMGRKGKWFGAVKRVFSPESKEKQIKKSKKKWGFGKSKSSDPSESLNNEAPDPVKDLEVKMMEDEQSKHVYSVAIASAKAAEAAVTAAHAAAEVVRLTNFTRLSQKSKEEVAAIKIQTTFRGYMARRALRALRGLVRLKSMIEGNSVKRQATTTLRCMQTLARVQSQIRSRRIRMTEENQALQRQLLLNREREFEKFRMGEEWDDSIQSKEQIEASLLSKQEATIRRERALAYAFSHQWKSSSRSMTQLFTDPNNPQWGWSWLERWMASRPWECRSTTDKEFSYEHSSVKSITSAYTRRDTISDQPSLSSQKSSRPTSHFSPSTPPSKASAITGKVKSANSKGAFALSEDDSRSMLSLRSERYRHYSVAGSSVRDDESLASSPAVPSYMAPTESARAKSRFHSPVTSDKNETPEKLSASSTKKRLSFPVAEKHGMSSPAGIRRYSGPPKVDIASVKGIAMQS, encoded by the exons ATGTG TGagaacaaggagaagaagaggatggGGAGAAAGGGAAAGTGGTTTGGAGCTGTGAAAAGAGTCTTCAGTCCTGAATCAAAGGAAAAGCAAATTAAG AAATCCAAGAAGAAATGGGGGTTTGGGAAGTCCAAGAGTTCAGATCCATCAGAATCTCTAAACAATGAAGCTCCTGATCCAGTTAAGGATCTGGAGGTTAAAATGATGGAGGATGAGCAGAGCAAGCATGTGTATTCAGTGGCGATCGCCTCAGCGAAGGCTGCCGAGGCTGCTGTCACTGCTGCTCATGCTGCTGCAGAGGTGGTTCGTCTCACCAACTTTACAAGATTGtcacaaaaatcaaaagaagaggTGGCTGCCATTAAGATTCAGACTACTTTCAGAGGATACATG GCGAGGAGAGCATTGCGAGCATTGAGAGGACTGGTTAGATTGAAGTCAATGATTGAGGGAAATTCAGTTAAGCGACAAGCAACAACGACATTACGGTGCATGCAGACATTGGCGAGAGTTCAATCGCAGATTCGATCAAGGAGGATCAGGATGACAGAGGAAAACCAAGCACTTCAGCGGCAGCTGCTGTTGAACCGAGAAAGAGAGTTTGAGAAATTTAGG ATGGGGGAGGAATGGGATGACAGTATACAATCAAAAGAACAAATAGAAGCAAGTTTGTTGAGCAAACAAGAAGCTACTATCCGAAGAGAGCGAGCATTGGCCTATGCATTTTCTCATCAG TGGAAGAGTTCTTCAAGATCAATGACTCAATTGTTCACAGACCCGAACAATCCACAATGGGGATGGAGTTGGTTGGAGCGATGGATGGCGTCAAGGCCATGGGAATGCCGAAGCACAACCGATAAGGAATTTAGTTATGAGCACTCCTCTGTGAAGAGTATAACAAGTGCTTATACTCGCCGTGATACTATCTCTGACCAGCCTTCACTTTCATCCCAGAAGTCGAGCCGCCCTACCAGCCACTTCTCCCCTTCAACGCCGCCCTCCAAAGCATCAGCAATAACCGGAAAGGTAAAGTCAGCAAACTCAAAAGGTGCCTTTGCACTGTCGGAAGATGACTCAAGAAGCATGCTCAGCCTCCGGTCAGAACGGTATCGGCATTACAGTGTAGCAGGGTCTTCAGTGAGAGATGATGAGAGCCTTGCGAGTTCTCCCGCTGTCCCAAGCTACATGGCTCCCACAGAATCAGCAAGAGCTAAGTCCCGGTTTCATAGCCCGGTGACAAGTGATAAGAATGAGACTCCAGAGAAGTTGTCTGCAAGCTCCACAAAGAAGCGGCTGTCCTTTCCAGTAGCTGAAAAACATGGCATGAGTTCACCGGCAGGGATTAGGCGATACTCAGGCCCTCCTAAGGTTGACATTGCCTCTGTAAAGGGCATTGCCATGCAGTCATAA
- the LOC120265707 gene encoding protein IQ-DOMAIN 1-like isoform X2 codes for MGRKGKWFGAVKRVFSPESKEKQIKKSKKKWGFGKSKSSDPSESLNNEAPDPVKDLEVKMMEDEQSKHVYSVAIASAKAAEAAVTAAHAAAEVVRLTNFTRLSQKSKEEVAAIKIQTTFRGYMARRALRALRGLVRLKSMIEGNSVKRQATTTLRCMQTLARVQSQIRSRRIRMTEENQALQRQLLLNREREFEKFRMGEEWDDSIQSKEQIEASLLSKQEATIRRERALAYAFSHQWKSSSRSMTQLFTDPNNPQWGWSWLERWMASRPWECRSTTDKEFSYEHSSVKSITSAYTRRDTISDQPSLSSQKSSRPTSHFSPSTPPSKASAITGKVKSANSKGAFALSEDDSRSMLSLRSERYRHYSVAGSSVRDDESLASSPAVPSYMAPTESARAKSRFHSPVTSDKNETPEKLSASSTKKRLSFPVAEKHGMSSPAGIRRYSGPPKVDIASVKGIAMQS; via the exons atggGGAGAAAGGGAAAGTGGTTTGGAGCTGTGAAAAGAGTCTTCAGTCCTGAATCAAAGGAAAAGCAAATTAAG AAATCCAAGAAGAAATGGGGGTTTGGGAAGTCCAAGAGTTCAGATCCATCAGAATCTCTAAACAATGAAGCTCCTGATCCAGTTAAGGATCTGGAGGTTAAAATGATGGAGGATGAGCAGAGCAAGCATGTGTATTCAGTGGCGATCGCCTCAGCGAAGGCTGCCGAGGCTGCTGTCACTGCTGCTCATGCTGCTGCAGAGGTGGTTCGTCTCACCAACTTTACAAGATTGtcacaaaaatcaaaagaagaggTGGCTGCCATTAAGATTCAGACTACTTTCAGAGGATACATG GCGAGGAGAGCATTGCGAGCATTGAGAGGACTGGTTAGATTGAAGTCAATGATTGAGGGAAATTCAGTTAAGCGACAAGCAACAACGACATTACGGTGCATGCAGACATTGGCGAGAGTTCAATCGCAGATTCGATCAAGGAGGATCAGGATGACAGAGGAAAACCAAGCACTTCAGCGGCAGCTGCTGTTGAACCGAGAAAGAGAGTTTGAGAAATTTAGG ATGGGGGAGGAATGGGATGACAGTATACAATCAAAAGAACAAATAGAAGCAAGTTTGTTGAGCAAACAAGAAGCTACTATCCGAAGAGAGCGAGCATTGGCCTATGCATTTTCTCATCAG TGGAAGAGTTCTTCAAGATCAATGACTCAATTGTTCACAGACCCGAACAATCCACAATGGGGATGGAGTTGGTTGGAGCGATGGATGGCGTCAAGGCCATGGGAATGCCGAAGCACAACCGATAAGGAATTTAGTTATGAGCACTCCTCTGTGAAGAGTATAACAAGTGCTTATACTCGCCGTGATACTATCTCTGACCAGCCTTCACTTTCATCCCAGAAGTCGAGCCGCCCTACCAGCCACTTCTCCCCTTCAACGCCGCCCTCCAAAGCATCAGCAATAACCGGAAAGGTAAAGTCAGCAAACTCAAAAGGTGCCTTTGCACTGTCGGAAGATGACTCAAGAAGCATGCTCAGCCTCCGGTCAGAACGGTATCGGCATTACAGTGTAGCAGGGTCTTCAGTGAGAGATGATGAGAGCCTTGCGAGTTCTCCCGCTGTCCCAAGCTACATGGCTCCCACAGAATCAGCAAGAGCTAAGTCCCGGTTTCATAGCCCGGTGACAAGTGATAAGAATGAGACTCCAGAGAAGTTGTCTGCAAGCTCCACAAAGAAGCGGCTGTCCTTTCCAGTAGCTGAAAAACATGGCATGAGTTCACCGGCAGGGATTAGGCGATACTCAGGCCCTCCTAAGGTTGACATTGCCTCTGTAAAGGGCATTGCCATGCAGTCATAA
- the LOC120264258 gene encoding LOW QUALITY PROTEIN: beta-1,4-xylosyltransferase IRX9 (The sequence of the model RefSeq protein was modified relative to this genomic sequence to represent the inferred CDS: deleted 1 base in 1 codon), with amino-acid sequence MGSSFDRSKKRIQLWKKALLQFSLCFVMGFFSGFAPTTTTSSFFSSSSTSTSSSISFQSPQPILSNTTITTNLLSPPSLTSTQPSLDLQIETEDSEDSEDMTEDFQDFQDSQDSQDSQDSQQPEEPQEYSIIPNKLLIIVTTTSSRDPIREVKLRRLSHTLSLVDPPLLWIVVEDHLQAPKTSENLRKTGVMYRHLTVKENFTDSSSEADFQRNLALNHIEHHRLNGIVHFASLSNVYDLQFFQEIRDIEVFGTWPVAMLGANRKRVLVEGPICNSLQVVGWRKKDLQQG; translated from the exons ATGGGCTCCTCCTTTGATAGATCCAAGAAGAGAATTCAACTATGGAAGAAAGCTCTTCTCCAATTCTCTCTTTGCTTTGTCATGGGCTTCTTCTCCGGCTTCGCTCCGACCACCACtacctcctccttcttctcctcctcttccacctccacctcctcctccatctCCTTCCAATCCCCTCAACCCATTCTCTccaacaccaccatcaccaccaactTACTCTCTCCTCCATCCTTAACCTCCACACAACCCTCTCTTGATCTCCAAATTGAAACTGAAGACTCTGAAGACTCTGAAGACATGACTGAAGACTTTCAAGACTTTCAAGACTCTCAAGACTCTCAAGACTCTCAAGACTCTCAACAACCTGAAGAACCACAAGAGTACTCTATCATTCCAAACAAGTTATTAATCATAGTGACAACCACATCATCAAGAGATCCAATCAGAGAAGTTAAGTTGAGAAGACTTTCTCACACTTTGAGTTTGGTGGATCCTCCATTGCTTTGGATTGTTGTTGAAGATCATTTACAGGCACCAAAGACTTCAGAGAATTTGAGGAAAACTGGAGTGATGTATAGA CACTTGACAGTGAAGGAAAATTTCACTGATTCATCAAGTGAAGCTGATTTCCAGAGAAACTTGGCCTTGAATCATATTGAACATCATCGTCTCAATGGGATTGTTCACTTTGCTTCTCTTTCCAATGTTTATGATCTTCAGTTCTTTCAGGAAATCAGAGATATTGA GGTGTTTGGAACATGGCCAGTGGCAATGTTGGGTGCAAATAGGAAACGTGTGTTGGTGGAAGGACCAATTTGTAATTCTTTACAAGTTGTAGGGTGGAGAAAGAAAGATTTACAGCAAGGGTAG
- the LOC120264456 gene encoding tetraspanin-3-like isoform X2: protein MLFFSCIVLSATESKKEFKMMRGSNSVIGAVNFVTFLISIPILGGGIWLSSRANSTECLQFLQWPLIVIGITIMVISLMGFAGACYGLTWLMWLYLFVMFFVVVALIGFIVFAYAVTDRGHGEVIMNRAFLEYQLSDYSGWLKERVSDPVYWSKISSCLRDARACRGMAKYGTDPATGMRVPESPDMFYSRQLSPIESGCCKPPTSCGYAYANETFWNPSNAMLLTDTDCVKWSNDQRTLCYQCDSCKAGVIASIRHSWRKVSVINIVVLIILVIVYVIGCAAFRNNQRMDNSEPYGESRMTKARPSRYQF, encoded by the exons ATGTTATTTTTCTCATGCATTGTGTTGTCTGCTACTGAATCTAA AAAGGAATTCAAGATGATGAGAGGGAGCAACAGTGTTATTGGAGCAGtaaattttgtgacattcttGATCTCAATCCCAATTCTCGGAGGAGGGATCTGGCTGAGTAGTAGAGCCAATTCTACTGAGTGTTTGCAGTTCCTCCAATGGCCTCTAATAGTTATTGGGATCACCATAATGGTAATCTCCCTCATGGGCTTTGCCGGCGCGTGCTATGGGCTCACTTGGCTCATGTGGCTCTACCTTTTCGTTATGTTCTTCGTTGTTGTTGCATTGATAGGATTTATCGTCTTTGCATATGCGGTCACTGACCGCGGCCACGGCGAGGTCATTATGAACAGAGCTTTTCTTGAGTATCAGCTTTCAGATTATTCGGGTTGGCTTAAGGAGAGAGTATCAGACCCTGTGTATTGGTCAAAGATTAGCTCTTGCCTCCGGGATGCCCGTGCTTGCCGAGGCATGGCTAAGTATGGCACTGACCCTGCCACAGGCATGCGTGTGCCTGAATCACCAGATATGTTCTATAGTCGCCAACTCTCTCCGATCGAG TCCGGTTGCTGCAAGCCACCGACATCATGTGGCTATGCATATGCAAACGAGACATTTTGGAACCCCAGCAACGCAATGCTGCTCACCGATACAGATTGCGTGAAATGGAGCAACGACCAGCGAACTTTATGCTACCAATGTGACTCATGCAAGGCTGGCGTAATAGCAAGCATTCGACATAGTTGGAGGAAGGTCTCAGTGATCAACATCGTCGTGCTCATCATCCTTGTGATCGTCTATGTGATCGGTTGTGCAGCATTCAGAAACAACCAGAGGATGGATAACTCAGAGCCATACGGTGAGAGCCGGATGACTAAGGCAAGGCCTAGCAGGTACCAGTTTTAG
- the LOC120264456 gene encoding tetraspanin-3-like isoform X3 — protein MMRGSNSVIGAVNFVTFLISIPILGGGIWLSSRANSTECLQFLQWPLIVIGITIMVISLMGFAGACYGLTWLMWLYLFVMFFVVVALIGFIVFAYAVTDRGHGEVIMNRAFLEYQLSDYSGWLKERVSDPVYWSKISSCLRDARACRGMAKYGTDPATGMRVPESPDMFYSRQLSPIESGCCKPPTSCGYAYANETFWNPSNAMLLTDTDCVKWSNDQRTLCYQCDSCKAGVIASIRHSWRKVSVINIVVLIILVIVYVIGCAAFRNNQRMDNSEPYGESRMTKARPSRYQF, from the exons ATGATGAGAGGGAGCAACAGTGTTATTGGAGCAGtaaattttgtgacattcttGATCTCAATCCCAATTCTCGGAGGAGGGATCTGGCTGAGTAGTAGAGCCAATTCTACTGAGTGTTTGCAGTTCCTCCAATGGCCTCTAATAGTTATTGGGATCACCATAATGGTAATCTCCCTCATGGGCTTTGCCGGCGCGTGCTATGGGCTCACTTGGCTCATGTGGCTCTACCTTTTCGTTATGTTCTTCGTTGTTGTTGCATTGATAGGATTTATCGTCTTTGCATATGCGGTCACTGACCGCGGCCACGGCGAGGTCATTATGAACAGAGCTTTTCTTGAGTATCAGCTTTCAGATTATTCGGGTTGGCTTAAGGAGAGAGTATCAGACCCTGTGTATTGGTCAAAGATTAGCTCTTGCCTCCGGGATGCCCGTGCTTGCCGAGGCATGGCTAAGTATGGCACTGACCCTGCCACAGGCATGCGTGTGCCTGAATCACCAGATATGTTCTATAGTCGCCAACTCTCTCCGATCGAG TCCGGTTGCTGCAAGCCACCGACATCATGTGGCTATGCATATGCAAACGAGACATTTTGGAACCCCAGCAACGCAATGCTGCTCACCGATACAGATTGCGTGAAATGGAGCAACGACCAGCGAACTTTATGCTACCAATGTGACTCATGCAAGGCTGGCGTAATAGCAAGCATTCGACATAGTTGGAGGAAGGTCTCAGTGATCAACATCGTCGTGCTCATCATCCTTGTGATCGTCTATGTGATCGGTTGTGCAGCATTCAGAAACAACCAGAGGATGGATAACTCAGAGCCATACGGTGAGAGCCGGATGACTAAGGCAAGGCCTAGCAGGTACCAGTTTTAG
- the LOC120264456 gene encoding tetraspanin-3-like isoform X1 encodes MSLVVNETVNYLRSIVSEKEFKMMRGSNSVIGAVNFVTFLISIPILGGGIWLSSRANSTECLQFLQWPLIVIGITIMVISLMGFAGACYGLTWLMWLYLFVMFFVVVALIGFIVFAYAVTDRGHGEVIMNRAFLEYQLSDYSGWLKERVSDPVYWSKISSCLRDARACRGMAKYGTDPATGMRVPESPDMFYSRQLSPIESGCCKPPTSCGYAYANETFWNPSNAMLLTDTDCVKWSNDQRTLCYQCDSCKAGVIASIRHSWRKVSVINIVVLIILVIVYVIGCAAFRNNQRMDNSEPYGESRMTKARPSRYQF; translated from the exons ATGAGTTTAGTTGTAAATGAAACTGTAAACTATTTGAGATCTATAGTTTCAGA AAAGGAATTCAAGATGATGAGAGGGAGCAACAGTGTTATTGGAGCAGtaaattttgtgacattcttGATCTCAATCCCAATTCTCGGAGGAGGGATCTGGCTGAGTAGTAGAGCCAATTCTACTGAGTGTTTGCAGTTCCTCCAATGGCCTCTAATAGTTATTGGGATCACCATAATGGTAATCTCCCTCATGGGCTTTGCCGGCGCGTGCTATGGGCTCACTTGGCTCATGTGGCTCTACCTTTTCGTTATGTTCTTCGTTGTTGTTGCATTGATAGGATTTATCGTCTTTGCATATGCGGTCACTGACCGCGGCCACGGCGAGGTCATTATGAACAGAGCTTTTCTTGAGTATCAGCTTTCAGATTATTCGGGTTGGCTTAAGGAGAGAGTATCAGACCCTGTGTATTGGTCAAAGATTAGCTCTTGCCTCCGGGATGCCCGTGCTTGCCGAGGCATGGCTAAGTATGGCACTGACCCTGCCACAGGCATGCGTGTGCCTGAATCACCAGATATGTTCTATAGTCGCCAACTCTCTCCGATCGAG TCCGGTTGCTGCAAGCCACCGACATCATGTGGCTATGCATATGCAAACGAGACATTTTGGAACCCCAGCAACGCAATGCTGCTCACCGATACAGATTGCGTGAAATGGAGCAACGACCAGCGAACTTTATGCTACCAATGTGACTCATGCAAGGCTGGCGTAATAGCAAGCATTCGACATAGTTGGAGGAAGGTCTCAGTGATCAACATCGTCGTGCTCATCATCCTTGTGATCGTCTATGTGATCGGTTGTGCAGCATTCAGAAACAACCAGAGGATGGATAACTCAGAGCCATACGGTGAGAGCCGGATGACTAAGGCAAGGCCTAGCAGGTACCAGTTTTAG
- the LOC120265817 gene encoding low temperature-induced protein lt101.2-like yields MGSETFLEVVLAILLPPVGVFLRYGCGVEFWIDLLLTLLGYIPGIIYAIYVLVG; encoded by the exons atggGATCTGAGACTTTCCTGGAAGTTGTACTTGCAATTCTACTTCCTCCTGTGGGAGTCTTCTTACGTTATGGATGTGGA gtTGAGTTCTGGATTGATTTACTGCTGACTTTATTGGGATACATACCTGGAATAATCTATGCAATTTATGTTCTTGTTGGATAG
- the LOC120264400 gene encoding interactor of constitutive active ROPs 5-like, giving the protein MQTSNKTRSCPANRATKTSGSESDSNNSVRPSRTFTDRSPKAIVHRRSSKSPVTENKRSSRVSELELQFAQLQEEVKKTKDQLNSSESWKRKAQHEAEETKKQLMTVSVQLEDKEQQLVEFSAAEEDRLQELRKISLDRDRAWQSELEVVQKQHSMDSTALASALNEIQRLKMQLDIVIKSEVAKNSEIQMLKQEMESLRAISSETEQLLSMKELELEESNAQVMKMSVKYDEIEQLKVALDEQQIQNTLQIHSLHELVERMKIECEQMGLMEDVTELKAKVMDKETELQSIAEENKEMKQELSIAQAVNAEMEVELRRIRVQSEQWRKAAEAAAAVLMTGNDGGFMEIVGNPMSSPSEYDELSDESPKKKNSNNMLKKIGWLLKKGSK; this is encoded by the exons ATGCAGACATCCAACAAAACAAG ATCTTGTCCGGCAAATCGAGCAACAAAAACAAGTGGTTCTGAATCTGATTCTAATAACTCAGTTCGACCTTCAAGAACCTTCACCGATAGAAGTCCTAAAGCTATCGTTCATCGCCGTTCTTCTAAAAGCCCAGTTACGGAG AACAAGCGATCAAGCAGAGTGAGTGAACTAGAGTTGCAGTTTGCACAACTTCAAGAAGAagtgaagaaaacaaaggatcaaCTCAATTCTTCGGAGTCATGGAAAAGGAAAGCACAACACGAAGCAGAGGAAACCAAGAAGCAACTAATGACAGTGTCGGTACAACTCGAAGACAAGGAACAACAACTTGTCGAGTTCTCTGCTGCCGAAGAAGATCGGCTTCAAGAACTACGAAAGATCTCTCTAGACCGGGACCGGGCATGGCAATCAGAACTCGAAGTTGTGCAAAAGCAACACTCGATGGATTCGACCGCATTAGCTTCTGCATTGAATGAAATACAGAGGTTGAAGATGCAACTAGACATTGTGATCAAATCAGAGGTTGCCAAGAACTCTGAAATTCAAATGTTGAAACAAGAAATGGAGAGTTTGAGAGCCATTTCTAGTGAAACTGAACAGCTACTGTCAATGAAGGAGTTAGAGCTGGAGGAATCTAATGCTCAAGTGATGAAAATGTCGGTGAAATACGATGAAATTGAGCAGTTGAAAGTAGCACTTGATGAACAACAAATACAGAACACATTGCAGATTCATTCTTTACATGAATTGGTTGAAAGAATGAAGATTGAATGTGAACAAATGGGATTAATGGAAGATGTAACAGAGCTTAAAGCTAAAGTCATGGATAAAGAGACTGAGCTGCAAAGCATTGCGGAGGAGAACAAGGAGATGAAACAGGAACTGAGCATAGCTCAGGCAGTGAATGCAGAGATGGAGGTTGAGTTGAGGAGGATAAGAGTGCAATCGGAGCAATGGCGAAAGGCGGCTGAAGCCGCGGCAGCTGTTTTGATGACCGGAAACGATGGCGGCTTCATGGAGATTGTTGGGAACCCGATGAGCTCGCCGTCGGAGTACGACGAGCTTAGCGATGAAtcaccaaagaagaagaatagtaacAACATGCTGAAGAAGATTGGTTGGTTATTGAAGAAGGGAAGCAAGTGA